A stretch of DNA from Pseudopipra pipra isolate bDixPip1 chromosome 1, bDixPip1.hap1, whole genome shotgun sequence:
TAGTACTATGCAATTAATTTAAACAAGTGAAGGTGATTAAAAATTTCTTGCAAGCTTTTGTTAGCTTTCCTGACTATTTCCTTTTAGGGAGGCTAACACTTGTTCTCTTCAGAGCTCATTTATCCTGCTTCGTCTGCCTGAGCTACATACTTGGGCACGTATCACATTAATCATAGCAAAGTCAATTGCAAGAGCAGCCAGGTAGAGACTTGATTACTGGAAGCCTGAAATTAGTGTAGCTGATTAGGCTTTGGCCAAAAGGCATTATTCTGGGGGAGGTATTATTGATGCACTCCAGGAGTCAGCAGCCAGATGAGAAATCAAGGCACattttgctgcagctctggacTGTGTTTAGTCTTCCTGcttttctgagcagcctgggaCTATGGTTTGACTCCACAACAGCACAtcactatattttaaaatgcctttattCCATAAGGGTGTACACCTGACTAACAGAAAGGATGGAGGAAAAAGAGCTGGGCTGAAACATCTTTTTCTCCCAGCAATGCTCAGAATGTCCACCAGTAAATGATCATTTGCAACCCCAGAAATGAGGGAAAGTGTACAGACCTGGGCTAAAATTTGTTTCTCTGCTTCACATATCAAGCTGTACTGGCCACACATTCATGTGACTATCCAGTGTCAGGATCTCAGTCAGTCAGGAAAAGACATACAAACATGCTCCTCTCCTTACTCTAAATACAGACAAAATCTACCTCTTTCAGAAAACTCCTTTCTCAAGAGATTAaacacttagaaaaaaaaaaacttttactTTTCATATCTAAAGGTATGTGCACAGCCTTTAGCGAGGGTAGTATTTATTAATTACAGTACTTATTATATCTGAAAACCTTTTTAATTCAGGCTGTTCAAGTGATTAGGAATGATTAATTCTCTTAAAGGGAGATGAGCTCCCAGTGGCAATGATATTCCAAGGACGCTAAGAAAAGAGGTTAAAATGCAAGAAACAGTGTTTGGTGCTGAGGGACAGGATAGCATGGCCTGAATTGTCAAATTTGTGTGACAGTCCTGTTTATGATAACAGCCTGAGACTCAGAAAAAAGATTCTCAACAGCACTTAAACCctttctcagggaaaaaaacaacatccAAATAAACCCAAAGCACAAGACttagagaaaaaatattagcaCAAAGattaaatcttcattttctatgGGAGAAGTTCCCAAATCCAGTCTAAAAATAAATGAGGTATATGGATTCCTACATCATTTAGTTTTAAAAGCTGATTTTGAAAGCACCCATTTTCTATTTGCACTTCTGTGTACAGTATATGTTTGCCTTACCTACAGTAATGAGATACAATATATTATTTGTTTTCCATAATTCACTTTTCTGTTGAAACTGGGTTTTATGCTAAAGGAAGATGATCAGGGTATAAATGCTGTTTCTAATGACTCTCTGTAGTTTTGGTACTGTAAGTAAGATACTTATTCTTTAAACTATTCGCTTCCTGAATTGTTTCCAAGAGAAATGTTACTAGAGTTGCCACCAAAACCTGTATTTGAAATTGTATACTGCACTTtttcagacttttaaaaatgtcttcaaGATTTGATGGAAGCTATATTTAGCTTTCCAAGATTAAAACCTAATTAATTTGGTTATTAATTCTTAAGCTCTGAAAACTGCTGCCCTGCACGCAAGGGAGAAGCTGCGTGTGCAGCACAGTTGGCACGCAGGCAGTGCAGGAAACGAGTCTCTCcgacagcagcaggagcacagatCAAGCCATGGCACGTGCTTTATTCCAAGGAGTGCTCAGTGTACCACTCAAATATTTCAGCAGTAGGAGAATCTGCAGCATCAAGCTAACCAGACACAATTCTCCAAAATTTAGATAAATTATTACAAAGTACTATGAGTGAGGAAAAACGCGTATTTTTAACCAAAAGAATaggtttgttttaataaaaaaaggtcTACTGATAAGGTACAGGTAAAGTATACTCTGCAATCCTTTAGAATTGAAAGGTGGCTTTTACaagcaaagaaattattttcaccaTAAAGCTCAGACTGACTTCTATAGGCTATTAATGACAGCAATGAGATTTTTTAATAGTACATAGTACTTATACTGACTTGCCCTGTCATGGAAATTGCACCCTAAGGCTTTTTGCAAGCTAAACTATTAGCTGcaaacatgagaaaaaatatttttaactaacCTGGCTATGCTAGAACACTTGTTTTTTACTAGACCGTGCAAACAAACAGTACACAACATACTGAGGTGGCTTTTGCTGAGCCTGCTCATTGCAAAGAACAACATTCTCTGACTgaacagaaaaggatgtgaatTAGAGTGGAATCAAGAATATGACTGTACTCAGCCAAGTTGCTGATGGACTTCTCTGAGAATTTTAAGACATGAACTGTTGATTTTCTGTACCAGTAATCTCTTAACAGATTAAACATACTGAGAATAGTCTTATGCATCTTCAACTCAATCCCACATGTTTATGAAGTCAaggtttctgggtttttttcctttgttcaaGGATTTTAGGTCAAAATTTATGTTTTCTCCATACAGAGATCAAGATTTCCAGCAATAGCCTCCTCTGTTTAGTATAGCCCTTAATGTCTTTTTCATCAaccagagattattttttttaatgtcctgCACACACTGCCTTTACACAGAAAAGCCTGTGCTGTCAGAGACAGATGGAAGGTTATTTTAGGCTTCACAATAACTGTGGGGATTCTCTAGAAGTCATACTGCTTACATCAGGAAGTCTGTAGAGCTTCATTGTTCTTTGTAGAGTCATGTTTCTACTCAAATGTGAAAATTTCACCTCCACCAATTTTCTGGGATTTAGTGATCGATGCCAATAcctggaaataaaattaataatgaCTTTAAACACTATTTTAAGTGTCAGCTTTACTGGCATCCATTTCCCTGCTTTACTGCATTGTTCCTTTCCTCTCCAAATTTGTTTCTAAGCAAGCCTGTACTATGTCTGTAAGAAGCttaagcaacaaaaaaattaaggaaaagcTATATCCAAGCAATAGCTTTTAAACAGGCCTGCTATCACAGTATCTTGAAtttaagaaaatgctttttgatACAGAATGAGTGAGCACAGAGTTAAACATTTTAGTACTTATCATAGCTCTGAAAAACTCATCATACTTACATggataacatttattttcttgtgcAGACAGGACACTCTGCTCATGTCTAAGCCTTTTGTTGAAGATCTCCCCTTCCTAGGAGATCATTGAGCAACAGATCACTGTTACTCTGTTACTAACACAgcatggctttttttccccccatccttCCTTACAGAAACTTACAGATCTTTGCTGTTGGTAGGTACAAAACAATTTCAAATCAAAAACTACTCTGTCCTCCAGAATGCTCGACAGCTGGACTAAAACTGCAGGAACTGAACCTTTCCTAGTAGAAATATAATCCACTCCAAGCAAACGAAATTATACTTGGTTGTAACTCTTCCCACATGGCAGTTGTCCCATCTTTATCAAATGCCGATCAAGACCTCCTTtctccaggaaagatggaagTATCTCAAAAAAGCAAATCATACAATTCCCAGAAATGCTCTGCCATCTCTGGCAAGCAACCAGGTCAACAGGGAAGTGTCCCAGCAGGGAAACAGGCCACTTGAAAAAACATAGGTATACAACATTGTCAATGTTAGCGTGGCTTTCACCACAAGGTCAACAGAAATACTGATCAGCCTATTTAAGGTATGCTAACAAAcccaaaattaaattttagtcTGAGAAGCTGTTTGATCCAAGGCAAGGGGGGGGTTGGaaatcaaaaaaaccaaccctgaCAAACATTCAGGTCTTCAGGTTAGTCAAGGCCACAACATTTAACAACTTTgaattttatgcttttattgTTTCTAGGCAATTacattaaattttctttaaaatgactGCTGTAGGAACCAATGTTATTATGAGCATCACCTAGGTTACCTGCAAGTGGCCACAGGTTTGGGAAGTACCACTCCAGCAGTGTAAACAGCTTGAAAAATTCCTTCCAGGTTTACTCTTCTGGTTATTTCCCGAATTAGTACAGGTGCTACCCGTTTAGATCTCAGTTTCTTATGGACACACAGAAAATTGATTTCTACCATTTTCTTCACACTAAAAGGACAATAAatagaggaaaaattaaagaaagttACACAGTGCatgttttcatttgcataattacagtttcccacattttgacAGAAGAATTTGAAGTAAGAATAAATTGGCCTGTGACAAAGTAGATCTGCAACAAATACTACTCTATGATACTGTGACTGTAATGGCAAATTGTGCAATATGCAAGCTATGTCTAATGTGTTTGCTATAGTCCCTTTTCGAAGCTCTATTCTATCAAGACTCAACCAATTGCCTTACTTTAGGATGCAGAAGGGCATCCAAGCACATGTTACATGGTACCATTATGCTTTATGTTCGTCAGTGTACAAACACCTGTCCAAGAAGACTAGCTGACTATCCTTTAAATACTTTCCAGTATGGTCAGAAAATTGTATGCCATTATCTGTATCATTCATCAGTAAGAAAATTccttatatatttattaatagtCTTCATGCAATGAGCTcacaagtttgttttttttttttaagggaggaagaaggggaagTGGTgagaagagtaaaaaaaaaaagtctgctacATACACAGGATTCTTCTGACTCTTTATGATCAGTGagcctccttctctctttttaagtTTTCTATAGCAATGGACACCAGTTGAAGATTTGTTTTGTGGCATTATtcttttacaaacacaaaactAATGGTGCATTTTACCTGTCATATATACGAATACTTGCAGGGATGGCACTTATGAATCCTACCAGTTTTTTGTTTGAAGACACTCTAACCCCACAGTGCCACTGGGGTAACCAGCCTGGAGGACGTAACGCCCTAGAATTGATGACAGAAATAATTACAAATTACTGCCTAAGAAGATGTAataaaaacacctttctttGCACTTCAGGCAGAACAGAATGTGGAACTTGCTACTCACCACAGAAGAAATTCAGGAGAATAATCAAACCTAAACATATTATCATCATCTTCTACGTAATTCTCATTTAACAGTGTGTATAACTCCTTCagctgaaaacacacacaaaaaaatacaaagatttaTCCATGCATCAATGAGAATAAACTTGAATTATTTTAGATACATATAAAAATTGTTTTACTTACAACTTCGGCATTGCTAAGATCCAATGTGTCCCACATAAAACCTTGTGGCAAAGAATATGGCTCTAGGCGGACATTGTCCTTATCTGGTTCAATTGCACCATGTGAAGTTATAACTTCATCTTTTgatggaggaggggggaaaaaaaaacccaaaaaactgtTATATTGCTAGCTTTCCTGACAGTTTTCTAAACTGCATTTAATTCACATCATGTATTGTCTCATAATTATGTGATAGGAAcatgaagcttttaaaaaatggtgaaaaaatTAGTATTATTAGTTTACACTACTTTTCATTCTCACAGATCACATTCAGACCAATGACTGTCTTGTCAGAATATTTATAGATATGCACAGAACCACTCTACCTCAACTGATACCCACTATTTCATAACACAGGACAACTTATCAGCACATGCACAGCATTTAGCAAGCCACGAGATCCACAGTCTCATTATGAGAGACATGTTGTACTCACATCTAACAAGCTCAGATCTTGTTTACCACCGACTTGAACAGACCTGATCTCAACAGGATTACTCAGGAGCAGTGGCACAGCAAAGCCAGGGCGTTTAAAAGATACTGCTGATACGTGAGAAGTGTTCCTAAAATCCTACATGAAGGCATgatttcttctcctcccttACTTTACAACTCCCGTCCCTCAGTGTACAGCTATTAACAGCTGCTGTTCTTCTTCTGTGGAGCAGCACATGCTAAACCATAGAAttatttaggctggaaaagacttttaagatcatAATCTAACCACTAACCTTACACTGCCAAGCCTGCCACTAAACCATCATATCTACATATCTTTTCAAAACCTCCAGGctggtgactctaccacttccctggggagcatTTTCCAATGCTCTGCAACCCCTTCAgtaaagacatttttcctaacatccaatctaaatctcccctggcacaacccAAGGCCGTTTCCTGTTCTATCGCTtgttatctgggagaagaggctgacccccaccttgctacaatcTCTTTCAGGTacttgtagagagcaataaggtccccccaagcctctttttctccaggctaaacaacctcaattgctcctcataagacttgtgctccagacccttcaaaAGCTTCGTTGCCTTTCTCTGGCCACACTCCAGCAActcaatatctttcttgtagCACTGTGGCATAATATGGCAGTAGCCAGATTATGTTCTAAGGGCTTTGGACCTTCtgattttctccctgcattACCTCACAGTATCCCTACAGGCCTCGTGAGTTGTCAGCCCCTCCTCCAAAGGCCATAAACCATCATTCTCTTTCCTGAATTCCTCTGGTGGTGCGTGCGCCCCATCCCTCCTTGGGCCTGCTCTACAATCTCAGGAGTTCCTGATAAGCCTTGACCAAACTACCAAAGTTGGGCCATAACAGAAGCTCCGGCATAGTAAAGGTGGGAGCGACGCTGACTGTATCAGGATCATCCACCGACTGAACAAGGTGGGGAACAAAGGATAATCATTTATCCCCAGATAATCAGTCACCCCCTGACAGCCTTGGAACACTATTTACCTGAACTGTAGCCAAAGTGAAATGGTACCACTGCTActggacctttttttttttcccaaaaaaagcAGTTACCAATGTGGGTTATGGCCAGGATGGAAACTTACTGATGACTAAAGCCAGTCACCTTGCAACCCCATGAAGAGGGGCCCTAAGTGAGGCCCTTTAAGCTGTCCTGGACCACAGTGGGCTgcaccagcacctccctctgAGTGGGAAGCCTCTCAGAGCTTGTAAACCCCAAGTCTGTGATATTCCAAAGAACTGTTGCTGAGGTCAAGGCCTCAACACCACCTCAAGCTGACACCCCCACTCCTCGAGGCTCAACCCTTCCTGCTGAGAAATGGAAACAGACTTGATGTGAGTATGCCACTGAACTGCAGGGGAATTTTTAACAGATACCTCTGCATACCTAAACACGTCTACATCTCTGTGCCTGCATGCAATGTGCGTGAATTGAGTATAGTATCAATGTTGTTATGTAGAATCTATAATTTAAGTCACTGTTATAATAGTAGTATCCTACTGAATCACTTCATAAATGTTAAATTAGTCAATGATTAGAGTACTGCTAAACTCCTTTGCACCCTTATCTTTTTGCACCCATATCCTTGGCACCCTGACCCTTCTGCATCCCCAGCCTCCACGTAAATCATTCTAAATTGCTTCTAGTTCCATTTTCCTATGTATGCTTCATCTATGTAGTAAGTAATAGAGTGAATGTTGCCATTGAACTTTCTGTTAAATTGCACTTCCacaaatttatattaaaacCTGCTTTTTGCTGATATCTTTGATGGTGATTCTTTAAGTGGCCCAAATTACTGATTCACAACTTCAGTTCCAGCTAAAGTTCTCTATTCAGCCAGGCCCGTCTTCCTCCCCTTCAGCTCATCTTTTGACACATGGAGACAGCCTATTCCTGCATCTTTAAGTTTTCCTTCTAAAGCACATCCAGCTTTCCTGGACATCTTCACCCTTCAGGACTGCCTACCAAGGGACTCCGCCAACCAGGCTCCTAAACAGGACAAAGTCTGCCCTCCAGAAGTCCAACGTGGCAGTTCTCCTGACCCCCTCCTTACTTCTGCAAGAATCGGAAACTCTCTGATTTCACAGTCACTGTGCCCAAGACAGCCTCCAACCATCACATCACCCAAAAGTCCTGTCTTTTCATGAACAACAGGTCCAGCAGAGCACCTTCCCTAGTTGGCTCACTCACCAACTGTGTCAAAAGTTATCTTCcacacactccaggaacctcctagaCTGTCTCCTCTCCACTGTATTGTATTTCTAGAAGACACCTGGTAAGTTGAAGTCACCCATGAGAACAAGGGCCAGCAATTGTGAGACTTCTCCCAGCTGCTTACAGAATATttcatctgcctcttcatcctGGTTAGGAGCTCTATAACAGACTCCCATCATGGTATCTGCCctgttggccttccccctgattctcACCCATAAACACTCAATCCTATCATAACAATCATCAGGCTCTTGAGAGTCAAAATATTCCTTAGTAGTACGAATTTTTCCCAAATGATGCACATTCCTGACAAGTAGTTATGGCTTGCCATCCAGCTCGGAAGGTCACCATTATTAGCACCTTTAAGCAAACTCTGAAAAGTACCAACAGCCCCAATGTTACTGCCACTACATGGCAGGCTTGGCCTAACTAAAGGACCCATTGCTAACAATCTCAGCTTTAAGACAGAAGGATTCCGAAGTTAATTTAATGCAAAGATCCCTACAACTATTTCTTGAATtgacagattattttttccacCTAAACACACAGAGCACATCAAATAGCGATGAATTCCCCATCTGTTCATTCAGCAGATAAaggaaaagcttaaaaaaaaaatctatgggATTAAGAAGAAATTCATAGGCACTGTTGGACAAAACCTTGCTAACCAAATTTTACAAAGCATATTTCTCCTGAACAACACTAACAAATCATTTTCTAAGCCAATGTATTGACGTTTTTAGGCTGGCAATTGGCAGACTCTCATCTCTATGTAAGTGCTGTAAGATATATTGATTAACCTGAACTGAACTCTTGGAAGTACTGTGCAGACACCTGAGCTAGCCTCAAAAAGCTTCATTATGGCCAGAGTATTTTTTGATTTACACATCAACTTATTTCAGCTAAGGTCTTCTCTACTTTGGCAGGATTGCTGGTGACAATTACTACCATCAGTTTACAAAGGTATCTGGATAGTTTGTATGGAAAAAAGCCATGGCAGGTCAGTTCAATCCAGGGGAAAATACAGTATGCAGGGACTCTGCTCTGGACTTCTCTACACATCAAAGTTGTGAAGAAATGAGATCACTGTGGATTAAGCTATAGACATGGATTAATGTGAAATTCTGTCCTGcggagagagagagcagcatGCTACCATGCTTTACACTCTACCCTACTTCTGCTTATTCTGTACCAGTCTCCAATGCGATGGAGAGAAACCTGAAGGACAAACAATGACAGCTACTGTGCTGAGAATGTTTTACTTCTGAGGCCCCCACGTTTTGTGGGCACTGAAAAGCTACAACTGCTTAATTTGAAGATAAcgaaagcagaaaaagaagagtCAGAAAGCAATGCAGAAAAAACAAGACAGTCAGCAACTAGAGCAACTATCTTTTTTCAACAAAGACTAAGATATAGCAACTGTGTTATCAGGGATCAGATCAGTATAAAAAGTAACTTTCCAAATTCATTAGAAATGTAAAGGCAAGGAGAGGTCACCTCACCATTTCACCTGGTATCAAGAACAGAGAACAGACTCTGAGAAAGCACGTCCTTGAGGCAGTGTACATTGTGGAGAACATGAACACACAGCAGTGAAAGAGTTTGCACACGAGAAAAGTGCCATTATCCACTTAAAGCTGTATGAAAACAGGGTAACCTACAGCAGGAGAGTCATTATTTCTCTGACAGCAAATCTATCTGTTGAAAAGAATTTAAGGgaatataaacaaacaaataaattaaaaaaaaatctaaatttacACTTAGTCACCACTTAAAGAGTTCTTACTTCCCTTTAAGTGGAAAAGACCTCTACGTTCTATTGTTCAAGAGTTCAGACCTAAAATACACAAAGAAATGCTATATCAATAGCATTTCCCATTTTTATAGAGAACATCAGAATGAGATTTATTAACACTGTATCTTGTTGTAAATTATCTGGAGGGGAGGCAAGCACTTTCCTAGAAAACATCAAGAATTCCACATAAACTATACAAAAGATTAAGGATCTCTACCACACACAGTCCAACTTAACACCCATTTTAGAGAACATGCCACAGAGCTGGCACACACATTCCCTCAGTGGTCATAAGACAGATCTTTTGCCCAGATCCCATTAAACTTACTAAGTTTAGGTACAGGTTGTGTATCCCAAAACTGGTATTTACGTTTGGTAGCCTCATCAATATTCTTTGCTGGGCCTTGGCATGCAGAGAGCAGCTCCATTGCCCTCTGGATGTCTTGAAGCTTCTGCATTGGAATGGCTGGATTCTGCACACATAGACAAACAGAAGAGGAAGATTACTGAGTATGTTTACTTTGAATCACTGTAAAAagttgttcattttttttactgttatgTATTCTTTCATGTATTCTCATCATGCTTAGTTTGGATATAACCTTCGGAGACAGAAGGGTGGAAAAAAGGTGGGCAATAGCAAGCAACTTCACAAAATAGTTAATAGTCTTGAGTAGCACTTGCATTTAACCATGGAACTTCAACATTTTTAACACAAATACTGCAGCATCAAGACAGGATACAGTATCACAATAGTAAGAGCTTCTTATAGTCCCTGTTCCCTCtagtaaaatacaataaaacaaaaagaagcaggTCAGCTTAGACATATAAAAATCTAAAGATACCATTGGAACACATGGAGCTGTTTGAAGTTGTAGTTTACACAtacaatataaaataatatttaaattcacTATGGCTCAGTAGTACCCGAGTACACTGGAGTGCCACGTTTTAACCCTAGTTATATTGCATCTGCCTTTATTACCTTGCAATTATTAGATACCTTTCCGCATCATATGTGTAGGAGTTAACCATCTTGCCACTAATGTCAAGTGTGCCAACACTCCCAATCACTCCCATTTTAACTGacaaacataaaataaaccAACTTTCCACTTAGAAGTTGAAAAATCTTTATAGAAAAGTTATCTGAAAAGCATAAACCTAAGACTAAGTGTTTGTAAACTAAGCTGTTAAATCCTCACTTTTGATCACTCTGACTAACTGCAACTGGAATGAGAATTTTACCTGCATAAGAAAGTACAGAAGAATAATGGTAACAGACATTTAAATCTACAGGgattttctcccctcttttaaAAGCTATTTACTTGTTGTGTTTTGTTATCTGCCAAATGGTAAGTCCTATTCTGAGGTATACTAACAGAATGCTTGTGCTCAGTTTCCCAACAGTGCAGAGCAACAATGCATTTGAAGGAATAGTCTCAAGTCCATTGGGAAATTCTAAGCAATTCTGCATAGAGATTTcaagccagatttttttttaccgAATAGCAATGGATCACTATTTCCATATTTCTTTCTAGTATTCATGTGTTGAAAAACCACCATAAATTAAATGTAATAATGACAATAAAGCTTCATTTGGGTGGACATCTGCCTCTAGTATCCTTTGTCACAAAAGCAGTCTGTGCCTGGAGCTCAAGCAGTCCATCATTTACTATTTATAATAAAATCTTAATTTACTTAaagtaatgaaagaaaatgcataaTGTTTAAGTATTGCAAAATTTTACCTGTAAGCATGCTTTAAACACCTGTCACCTGAGTATTTGTGAATTAACATACTAACATAGTTTAGAACAACACTGCTGCAGCATGAAAAGCCTACTGTATTTCTATATCCAGACTACAGAGACATAAGTCACTTTTCccaattaaaaatcaatttgtCTGTTATACACTGACCTGACACAAATACTTCTAATGCCACTAGATAAATTCTGAAATCTTCTTAATACCTTATGAAATCACAGATAATGTTGACACACTGTaattgatttgttttttc
This window harbors:
- the NMT2 gene encoding glycylpeptide N-tetradecanoyltransferase 2; protein product: MAEDSESAASQQSLELDDQDTCGIDGDNEEETEHAKGSPGGDLGAKKKKKKQKRKKEKPNSGGTKSDSASDSQEIKIQQPSKNPAIPMQKLQDIQRAMELLSACQGPAKNIDEATKRKYQFWDTQPVPKLNEVITSHGAIEPDKDNVRLEPYSLPQGFMWDTLDLSNAEVLKELYTLLNENYVEDDDNMFRFDYSPEFLLWALRPPGWLPQWHCGVRVSSNKKLVGFISAIPASIRIYDSVKKMVEINFLCVHKKLRSKRVAPVLIREITRRVNLEGIFQAVYTAGVVLPKPVATCRYWHRSLNPRKLVEVKFSHLSRNMTLQRTMKLYRLPDATKTSGLRPMEQKDTKAVQELINTYLKQFNLAPVMDEEEVAHWFLPRDHIIDTYVVEGSNGILTDFLSFYTLPSTVMHHPVHKSLKAAYSFYNIHTETPLLDLMNDALIIAKLKGFDVFNALDLMENKTFLEKLKFGIGDGNLQYYLYNWRCPGMESEKVGLVLQ